In bacterium, one DNA window encodes the following:
- the mutL gene encoding DNA mismatch repair endonuclease MutL, producing MSSRIKILPEEIANKIAAGEVVQRPASVVKELVENSLDAKSTKVVVEVIDGGKSLIRVSDNGEGMSKEDAVLAFERFATSKISTAKDLDAICSFGFRGEALPSIAAVSQIKLITRPKESISGTSVKLEGGKIKEVTEIGAAIGTVIEVENLFFNTPARKKFLKTNITEIAHINDVVYQNALSHPQVSFRLIHNNQEIINVAASSDFKERILHFLGKELSQDILPIEFKSNLLEVSGFLAKPIHTRPDRNLQSIFVNYRYVMNKTVTHAIYQGYHTLLPKDKHPIVIIFINIAPDKVDVNVHPTKREIRFHNENEVHNLLVEAIRNTLSRASLIPDVRPPEVQTQWVKPQPMMQQEIPLPDYTIKQTPTMTPPSPLTIPPLPSPHLSLPAELQVIGQVFNTYIIAQGKEDIFIIDQHAAHERVLYEKLMKEAIDERILPAQILLIPITLETDYKETAVLVQNLPIFNSLGFEIEEFGQNSFIVRSVPAALEKGEPRELIFELIYEIQTIERSKTPQEIREKILISMSCHCAIKAGDKLVQQEIEALILQLSQTQLPFTCPHGRPVIIKMSLNELEKRFMRI from the coding sequence ATGAGTTCAAGGATTAAAATTTTACCAGAGGAAATTGCGAATAAAATCGCCGCAGGTGAAGTGGTGCAAAGACCGGCATCTGTTGTCAAGGAATTAGTCGAAAATTCACTTGATGCCAAAAGCACAAAAGTTGTGGTTGAAGTGATTGATGGCGGAAAAAGTCTCATCCGAGTCTCGGATAATGGCGAGGGGATGAGTAAAGAAGACGCTGTATTAGCTTTTGAGCGATTTGCTACAAGTAAAATTTCTACTGCAAAAGACTTAGATGCAATTTGTTCTTTTGGTTTTAGAGGGGAGGCATTACCCAGTATTGCCGCTGTCTCTCAAATCAAACTTATTACCCGACCCAAAGAGAGTATTTCTGGCACATCAGTCAAACTTGAGGGTGGTAAAATCAAAGAGGTAACCGAAATAGGTGCGGCAATAGGCACGGTAATTGAAGTTGAAAATTTATTCTTCAATACCCCGGCTCGAAAAAAATTCCTTAAAACTAATATCACCGAAATCGCTCATATCAATGATGTTGTCTATCAAAATGCACTCAGTCATCCGCAGGTTTCATTTAGATTAATTCATAATAATCAGGAGATAATCAATGTTGCCGCCAGTTCGGATTTTAAAGAAAGAATACTTCACTTTTTAGGAAAAGAATTATCACAAGACATTTTGCCGATTGAATTTAAAAGTAATCTGCTTGAAGTAAGTGGTTTTTTAGCCAAACCGATTCATACCCGTCCTGATAGAAATCTCCAATCTATATTTGTTAATTACCGTTATGTGATGAATAAAACTGTTACCCATGCTATTTATCAAGGGTATCATACATTACTTCCTAAAGATAAACACCCCATCGTTATAATTTTTATAAACATCGCCCCTGACAAAGTAGATGTAAATGTTCATCCCACAAAACGGGAGATACGATTTCATAATGAGAATGAGGTGCATAATTTATTGGTAGAGGCAATCCGAAACACCCTATCCAGGGCGAGTTTAATACCTGATGTCCGACCTCCTGAAGTTCAAACACAGTGGGTCAAACCTCAACCAATGATGCAACAGGAAATACCTCTTCCAGATTACACAATTAAACAAACACCTACTATGACGCCACCCTCACCACTAACCATACCTCCCCTACCCTCTCCTCACTTATCACTTCCTGCTGAATTACAGGTTATTGGTCAGGTATTTAATACCTATATTATTGCTCAGGGTAAAGAGGATATTTTTATCATTGACCAGCATGCGGCTCATGAACGAGTCCTTTATGAGAAATTAATGAAGGAAGCCATTGATGAACGGATTTTACCTGCACAAATTCTACTAATCCCCATTACCCTTGAGACGGATTATAAAGAGACAGCGGTTCTGGTTCAAAATCTACCTATTTTTAATTCATTAGGGTTTGAGATAGAAGAATTTGGACAGAATTCATTTATTGTTCGTTCTGTTCCCGCCGCATTAGAAAAAGGAGAGCCCAGGGAGTTAATTTTTGAACTTATTTATGAAATTCAAACAATAGAAAGGAGTAAGACACCTCAAGAAATTCGAGAGAAGATACTTATCTCAATGAGTTGCCACTGTGCCATAAAAGCTGGTGATAAATTAGTTCAACAGGAAATAGAGGCATTGATTTTACAATTATCACAAACACAATTACCTTTTACCTGCCCACACGGCAGACCAGTAATAATCAAGATGAGTTTAAATGAACTGGAGAAACGATTTATGAGAATTTAA